The Lutibacter profundi genome includes a region encoding these proteins:
- a CDS encoding DUF2249 domain-containing protein, producing MTKNLNTNLVSLEVRPIIEGGNDPFNEIMVAIKNLKLEETLQIINSFEPIPLINKLEKQGFKTWTERPEVGVVHTFFKKENNVEYKKNVNLEGVDLGENFDEKLHFFEGKIKTIDVRQLEMPEPMTTILQEIELLPQGHALFVEHKKAPQFLLPELKARGFEILYRKQSENHLQLIIFRN from the coding sequence ATGACAAAAAATTTAAATACGAACTTAGTAAGTTTAGAAGTTCGCCCAATTATTGAAGGTGGAAACGATCCTTTTAACGAGATAATGGTAGCTATTAAAAACCTAAAATTAGAAGAAACACTTCAAATAATAAATTCCTTTGAGCCAATTCCTTTGATAAATAAATTAGAAAAACAGGGTTTTAAAACTTGGACAGAAAGACCAGAGGTAGGTGTTGTACATACTTTTTTTAAAAAAGAAAATAACGTAGAGTATAAGAAAAATGTAAATTTAGAAGGTGTAGATTTAGGTGAAAATTTTGATGAAAAATTACATTTTTTTGAAGGAAAAATAAAAACTATTGACGTTCGACAGTTAGAAATGCCTGAGCCTATGACTACAATATTACAAGAAATAGAGCTGCTACCGCAAGGGCACGCATTATTTGTTGAGCATAAAAAAGCACCTCAATTTTTACTGCCAGAATTAAAAGCTAGAGGCTTTGAAATATTGTATAGAAAGCAATCAGAAAACCATTTACAGTTAATTATTTTTAGAAATTAA
- a CDS encoding TrkH family potassium uptake protein, giving the protein MKNINIKIIISFLGLTSMLNGVFMLIAVPFSMYHNEPAQTGILLAGLTTILVGFLLWFFNRNAPKNLQKKEGYLIVTLGWLMLTITGTLPYLFSGAIPNFTNAIFETISGYSTTGSSILTNIESMPKGILFWRSATHWIGGMGIIVLTVAILPLLGIGGMQLFMAEAPGPSADKMHPRITETAKRLWLIYFLLTFTEFFLLKIAGMTWFDAINHAMATLSTGGFSTKNASIAHWNGAPIIQYIITIFMFIAGANFVLTYFALKGKLRKVFQSEEFKYYFFGVLTLTILISILIVNYQDPNLVTTINHPKPWGETESAFRHAVFQVTSILTTTGFVSADFTMWNSFATMLMFSLFFIGGSAGSTSGGVKIVRHIIMIKNSLFEFKKLLHPNAIIPVRYDGTGVPKNIIFNILAFFVLYMGIFISSSVLLTFFGLDFESAFGAAASSLGNIGPAIGSVSPVDNFAHLSIGAKWICSFLMLIGRLELFTVLILLTPFFWRKN; this is encoded by the coding sequence ATGAAAAATATCAACATCAAAATTATCATTAGTTTTTTAGGTTTAACATCTATGCTTAACGGAGTTTTTATGTTAATTGCTGTTCCGTTTAGTATGTATCATAATGAGCCTGCACAAACAGGGATTTTACTGGCTGGTTTAACAACAATTTTAGTTGGATTTTTATTGTGGTTTTTTAATAGAAACGCTCCAAAAAATTTACAAAAAAAAGAAGGGTATCTCATTGTTACATTAGGCTGGTTAATGCTTACAATTACAGGCACACTACCTTATTTATTTTCAGGCGCCATCCCCAATTTTACCAATGCTATTTTTGAGACAATTTCAGGTTACTCTACAACTGGATCTTCTATTTTAACCAATATAGAATCTATGCCAAAAGGAATTTTGTTTTGGCGTAGTGCAACACATTGGATTGGAGGAATGGGAATTATTGTTTTAACTGTTGCTATTTTACCTTTGTTAGGTATTGGAGGAATGCAATTATTTATGGCTGAGGCTCCTGGACCTTCCGCTGATAAAATGCACCCAAGAATAACAGAAACAGCAAAAAGACTTTGGTTAATTTATTTTTTACTAACATTTACTGAGTTTTTTCTACTAAAAATAGCTGGAATGACTTGGTTTGATGCCATAAATCATGCCATGGCAACTTTAAGTACTGGTGGATTCTCTACAAAAAATGCAAGCATCGCTCATTGGAATGGAGCGCCTATAATTCAATACATTATAACTATTTTTATGTTTATAGCAGGTGCAAACTTTGTATTAACTTATTTTGCTTTAAAAGGAAAGCTTCGCAAAGTTTTTCAAAGTGAAGAATTTAAGTATTACTTTTTTGGTGTACTTACACTCACCATTTTAATCTCTATTTTAATAGTAAATTATCAAGATCCTAACTTAGTAACTACTATTAATCATCCAAAGCCATGGGGAGAAACTGAAAGTGCTTTTAGGCATGCGGTTTTTCAAGTTACCTCTATTTTAACAACTACCGGATTTGTTTCAGCCGATTTTACAATGTGGAATTCTTTTGCAACCATGCTCATGTTCTCTCTCTTTTTTATTGGGGGTTCTGCTGGTTCAACTAGTGGTGGTGTTAAAATTGTTCGTCATATTATTATGATAAAAAATAGCTTGTTTGAATTTAAGAAATTATTACACCCAAATGCTATTATTCCCGTTCGCTATGATGGAACTGGAGTTCCAAAAAATATTATTTTTAATATTTTAGCCTTTTTTGTGTTGTATATGGGTATTTTTATTTCTAGTTCTGTTCTGTTAACTTTCTTCGGGTTAGATTTTGAATCTGCTTTTGGCGCAGCAGCTTCTTCATTAGGAAATATAGGCCCTGCAATAGGTTCTGTTAGTCCTGTAGATAATTTTGCACATTTATCTATAGGAGCAAAATGGATTTGTTCTTTTTTAATGTTAATTGGTAGATTAGAATTATTTACCGTATTAATTTTATTAACTCCATTCTTTTGGAGGAAAAATTAA
- a CDS encoding DUF7033 domain-containing protein, which produces MLLVYTHKITPRLNYIFKHYFVRILQIPVVFTTKVDEFVAHSGPKITYSKTPLGSEFFIRSHDLLFEQGINDIDITVSKWDKVPCFFAAGETSSIPFDIFAAGFYLMSRYEEYLPHVQDKHERFPAEESLAVKNGFIEKPVIDIWAYKFLEQLKIKFPNYNYKEREYKLISTIDVDNAFAYKHKGVVRTFGGFLNDIFHVRLFNFWYRLLSILNFRPDPFNTFNELLEIKKEYDVTTLFFFLIGDYTTFDKNISSSSNKFKSLIKSVADYAKVGLHPSYFTVKNAEKLKKEKLRLENIINTPITFSRQHYLRLSIPETYQNLIDLDIEEDYTMGYAKVVGFRASTCTPFYFYDLDFEIQTPLKIFPFAIMDVTLKEYMKLSNEESLNKIMKLKEEVKKVNGTFITLFHNETLSENEYWKGWKTIYKKVVID; this is translated from the coding sequence ATGTTACTTGTTTATACCCATAAAATTACACCTCGTCTTAATTATATATTTAAACATTATTTTGTTAGAATATTGCAAATACCTGTTGTGTTTACAACTAAAGTTGATGAATTTGTAGCACATAGTGGCCCAAAAATCACATATTCAAAAACACCTTTGGGGTCGGAATTTTTTATTAGAAGTCATGACCTTTTATTTGAGCAAGGCATTAACGATATAGATATAACAGTTTCAAAATGGGATAAAGTTCCATGCTTTTTCGCAGCAGGAGAAACGTCAAGTATACCATTTGATATTTTTGCAGCAGGATTTTATTTAATGAGTAGATATGAAGAGTATTTGCCTCATGTTCAAGACAAGCATGAACGATTTCCGGCTGAAGAAAGTTTAGCTGTTAAAAATGGGTTTATAGAAAAACCAGTTATTGATATTTGGGCGTATAAATTTTTAGAACAACTAAAAATAAAATTTCCAAACTACAATTATAAAGAAAGAGAGTATAAATTAATTTCTACTATTGATGTAGACAATGCATTTGCATATAAACATAAGGGTGTTGTTAGAACTTTTGGAGGTTTTTTAAATGACATTTTTCATGTAAGGCTATTTAATTTTTGGTATCGATTATTGTCAATTTTAAACTTTAGACCAGACCCCTTTAACACATTTAATGAATTGCTAGAAATTAAAAAAGAATATGATGTTACTACCTTGTTTTTCTTTTTAATAGGAGATTATACTACGTTTGATAAAAATATATCATCTTCAAGTAACAAATTTAAATCGTTAATAAAGTCGGTAGCAGATTATGCAAAAGTAGGATTGCATCCCTCGTATTTTACTGTTAAAAACGCGGAGAAACTTAAAAAAGAAAAATTGCGACTGGAAAATATTATCAATACTCCCATTACATTTTCACGTCAGCATTATTTAAGATTGAGTATTCCTGAAACTTATCAAAATTTAATTGATTTAGATATTGAGGAAGATTATACTATGGGCTATGCTAAGGTTGTAGGGTTTAGAGCAAGTACTTGTACCCCTTTTTATTTTTACGATTTAGATTTTGAAATTCAAACACCTTTAAAAATATTTCCTTTTGCTATTATGGATGTAACTCTAAAAGAATATATGAAACTCTCAAATGAAGAAAGTTTAAATAAAATTATGAAACTAAAAGAAGAAGTGAAAAAAGTAAATGGCACTTTTATTACCTTATTTCATAATGAAACTTTGAGTGAAAATGAATATTGGAAAGGTTGGAAAACTATCTACAAAAAAGTTGTTATTGATTGA
- the trkA gene encoding Trk system potassium transporter TrkA encodes MKIIIVGAGDVGFHLAKLLSFESQDIYLIDMDAEKLEYASSHFDVITKKGDATSVKLLKEVNIDKSDIFLAVTESQNTNFTLAVIAKKLGAKKTIARISSHEFTKNNEVDFKELGIDFMISPGELAAEEIKMLLHQSAFNDTIEFENGTLNILGSTLEYNSPLIGLTVEEARHKFFDVAFITIAIKPENSTETIIPRGNTKYSAFDQVYFSIPKNSIKKLYKLMGKTPFGVKDVMILGGSKIGVKAARNLCDGNFNTKLIEIDKERAKEIAEKLPNALIIKGDGRNVELLDEENISEMDAFIAVTGNSETNIMTCLVAKSKGVKKTIALVENMDYINISQTIGIDTLINKKLLAASAIFKHVRKGDVLKLANLHNIDAEVLEFNVKEDSAVTKKLIKDIKLTKKAVFAGVIRDGIALMTFGDFQILAGDKAVVFCLPEAIYNVEKLFN; translated from the coding sequence ATGAAAATTATTATTGTTGGTGCAGGAGATGTTGGTTTTCATTTAGCAAAGCTTCTTTCTTTTGAATCACAAGACATTTACTTAATTGATATGGATGCTGAAAAGCTTGAGTATGCAAGTAGCCATTTTGACGTTATAACAAAAAAAGGTGATGCAACTTCAGTAAAATTACTAAAAGAAGTAAACATTGATAAATCTGATATTTTTTTAGCAGTTACCGAATCTCAAAACACCAATTTCACATTGGCCGTAATTGCAAAAAAATTAGGAGCAAAAAAAACAATTGCTAGAATAAGCAGTCATGAATTCACTAAGAATAATGAAGTTGATTTTAAAGAGCTAGGTATTGATTTTATGATATCTCCAGGTGAATTAGCCGCTGAAGAAATTAAAATGTTATTACACCAATCTGCTTTTAACGATACCATTGAATTTGAAAACGGTACACTTAATATTTTAGGAAGCACTTTAGAATACAACTCTCCTCTTATAGGTCTAACAGTTGAAGAAGCTCGCCATAAATTTTTTGACGTAGCATTTATTACCATTGCTATAAAACCTGAAAATAGCACTGAAACTATTATTCCAAGAGGCAACACCAAATACAGTGCTTTTGATCAAGTTTATTTTTCTATTCCTAAAAATAGTATAAAAAAATTGTATAAACTTATGGGGAAAACACCTTTTGGTGTTAAAGATGTTATGATTTTAGGAGGTAGTAAAATTGGTGTTAAAGCCGCAAGAAATTTATGTGATGGAAATTTTAACACCAAACTAATTGAAATAGATAAAGAAAGAGCTAAAGAAATTGCAGAAAAACTACCAAATGCATTAATTATTAAAGGTGATGGTAGAAATGTAGAGCTTTTAGACGAAGAAAATATAAGTGAAATGGATGCCTTTATTGCAGTAACTGGAAATTCTGAAACCAATATAATGACTTGTTTAGTTGCTAAATCAAAAGGGGTAAAAAAAACAATTGCACTGGTTGAGAATATGGACTATATTAACATTTCGCAAACTATTGGAATTGATACTTTAATTAATAAAAAGCTACTAGCTGCCAGTGCCATTTTTAAACATGTGCGTAAAGGTGATGTTCTAAAATTAGCCAACTTACATAACATTGATGCAGAAGTACTAGAGTTTAATGTGAAAGAAGATTCTGCTGTAACAAAAAAATTAATAAAAGATATTAAATTAACCAAAAAAGCTGTTTTTGCTGGTGTAATTAGAGATGGAATTGCTTTAATGACTTTTGGTGATTTTCAAATTTTAGCTGGTGATAAAGCCGTTGTTTTTTGTTTACCTGAAGCAATTTATAATGTTGAAAAATTATTTAACTAG
- a CDS encoding UDP-N-acetylmuramate--L-alanine ligase, translating to MNIHFIAIGGSAMHNLAIALQEKGYMVTGSDDAIFEPSKSRLEAKGLLPNKMGWFPEKISNKLNAIILGMHAKSNNPELLKAQELGLKIYSYPEFLYEQSKNKTRVVIGGSHGKTTITAIILHVLNYCGKEVDFMVGAQLEGFDTMVHLTNENEFIVLEGDEYLTSPIDLRPKFHLYKPNIALLSGIAWDHINVFPTFENYVKQFSEFIKTITNGGILVYNEEDEVLKKIVEQADNQIKLYPYKTPNHTINNGITYMQTSLGMMPLEIFGKHNLQNIAGAQWICLHMGIGEDDFYEAISSFKGANKRLEKILENESTVVFKDFAHSPSKVKATTNAVKNQYKNRNVVACLELHTYSSLNSEFLQEYKSALNSADEAVVFYSPHALEMKQLEKISSIQIKDAFERDDLIVYTNPTEFREFLFSKSFNNSALLLMSSGNYGGLDFDKLAQHIEDNNKR from the coding sequence ATGAATATACATTTTATTGCCATTGGAGGAAGTGCTATGCATAATTTAGCAATTGCACTACAAGAAAAAGGATATATGGTCACAGGAAGTGATGATGCTATTTTTGAACCATCAAAATCTAGATTAGAAGCCAAGGGATTATTACCCAACAAAATGGGTTGGTTTCCTGAAAAGATAAGTAATAAGTTAAATGCAATAATTCTTGGTATGCATGCGAAATCTAATAACCCAGAGTTGCTAAAAGCTCAGGAATTAGGACTTAAAATATATTCATATCCTGAATTTTTATATGAACAATCTAAAAATAAAACACGTGTGGTAATAGGTGGCTCACACGGAAAAACTACAATTACCGCTATTATTTTACACGTGTTAAATTATTGTGGTAAAGAGGTTGATTTTATGGTTGGAGCGCAGCTAGAGGGGTTTGATACCATGGTGCATTTAACGAATGAAAACGAATTTATAGTACTTGAAGGAGATGAATATTTAACAAGTCCAATAGATTTGAGACCTAAATTTCATTTGTATAAACCAAATATTGCCTTATTGAGTGGAATAGCTTGGGATCATATCAATGTTTTTCCAACTTTTGAGAATTACGTCAAACAGTTTTCTGAATTTATTAAAACCATTACCAATGGTGGAATTTTAGTTTATAATGAAGAGGATGAAGTTTTAAAAAAAATTGTTGAACAAGCAGATAATCAAATTAAATTATACCCATATAAAACACCTAACCATACTATAAATAATGGTATAACGTATATGCAAACTTCATTAGGAATGATGCCTTTAGAAATTTTTGGAAAACATAATTTACAAAATATAGCAGGTGCACAATGGATTTGTTTGCATATGGGCATAGGTGAAGATGATTTTTATGAAGCAATTTCTAGTTTTAAAGGAGCAAATAAAAGGTTAGAGAAAATTTTAGAGAATGAATCTACCGTTGTTTTTAAAGATTTTGCGCATTCACCAAGTAAAGTAAAGGCAACTACAAATGCGGTTAAAAATCAATATAAAAATAGAAATGTTGTAGCCTGTTTAGAGTTACACACCTACAGTAGTTTAAATAGCGAATTTTTACAAGAATATAAAAGTGCTTTAAATAGTGCTGATGAAGCAGTTGTGTTTTATTCTCCACATGCACTTGAGATGAAACAATTAGAAAAAATTTCATCTATACAAATTAAAGACGCTTTTGAAAGAGATGATTTAATTGTTTATACAAATCCAACTGAATTTAGAGAATTTCTATTTTCTAAAAGCTTTAATAATTCAGCGTTGCTTTTAATGAGTTCAGGAAATTATGGAGGCTTAGACTTTGATAAACTTGCACAACACATAGAGGACAATAATAAAAGATAA
- the radC gene encoding RadC family protein, giving the protein MEYENKPLSIKFWAEDDRPREKLLLKGKQALSDAELIAILIGSGNRNESAVALSKRILATIDNNLNKLGKLLVSDLTKFKGIGEAKAISIITALEIGRRRRLEEALEVRKITSSKAVFSIMQPLIGELQHEEFWVLYLNNSNKVLFKNLLSKGGLSATLVDVRLVFKKAIELYATALILCHNHPSGKLEASNADKSITKKIKQAGETLDIKVLDHLIITENAYFSFADENLM; this is encoded by the coding sequence ATGGAATATGAAAATAAACCATTATCTATTAAGTTTTGGGCTGAAGATGATAGACCTAGAGAAAAATTACTTTTAAAAGGAAAACAAGCATTATCTGATGCCGAGTTAATTGCTATTTTAATTGGTTCTGGAAACAGAAATGAAAGTGCCGTTGCATTATCAAAAAGAATTTTAGCTACTATTGATAATAATTTAAACAAGTTAGGGAAATTGTTAGTTTCTGATTTAACAAAGTTTAAAGGAATTGGAGAGGCAAAAGCAATTTCAATAATAACAGCCTTAGAAATAGGACGCAGAAGACGATTAGAGGAAGCATTAGAAGTTCGGAAAATAACAAGTAGTAAAGCTGTTTTCAGTATAATGCAACCATTGATAGGAGAATTACAGCATGAAGAATTTTGGGTATTATACTTAAACAATTCTAATAAAGTATTATTTAAAAATTTGTTAAGTAAAGGAGGGCTCTCAGCTACTTTGGTTGATGTTAGATTGGTATTTAAAAAGGCCATAGAGTTATACGCAACAGCACTTATTTTATGTCATAATCATCCATCAGGAAAACTAGAGGCAAGCAATGCAGATAAATCAATTACCAAAAAAATAAAACAAGCAGGTGAAACCTTAGATATAAAAGTATTAGACCATTTAATTATTACAGAAAATGCGTACTTTAGCTTTGCCGATGAAAATTTAATGTAA
- a CDS encoding metal-sulfur cluster assembly factor, which yields MNKQEIAQFELNTLELLKNVMDPEIEINIVDLGLIYELYYDGDKKINVVMTFSTPSCPLGDTIKTNIQETIKQKYPNFTIDIDVVFHPQWNTAMVSEEGKRILGL from the coding sequence ATGAATAAACAAGAAATAGCTCAATTTGAGTTAAACACATTAGAATTACTTAAGAATGTGATGGATCCTGAAATTGAAATTAACATTGTTGATTTAGGTTTAATTTATGAATTGTACTACGATGGGGATAAAAAAATTAATGTTGTAATGACTTTCTCAACACCATCTTGCCCTTTAGGAGACACAATTAAAACCAATATACAAGAAACAATTAAACAAAAATATCCCAATTTTACCATTGATATTGATGTGGTTTTTCACCCACAATGGAATACAGCAATGGTTAGCGAGGAGGGAAAAAGAATATTGGGCTTGTAA